The following proteins are co-located in the Apium graveolens cultivar Ventura chromosome 5, ASM990537v1, whole genome shotgun sequence genome:
- the LOC141724521 gene encoding uncharacterized protein At4g15970 isoform X3 yields MSLMLLLLHRDETTLARVLKNAAMPDKTVILTTVNEAWTFPNSILDLFLESFRIGVGTRQLLNHLVVIALDQRAFSRCKDVHTHCFTLSTEGVDFSQEAAFLSVDYLKMMWRRIDFLRYVLQMGYNFVFTDADIMWFRNPFPHFNRDMDFQIACDQFFGNSTDVERNNPNGGFTFVKSNNRSIEFYKFWYSSRENYPGFHDQDVFNRIKMHSFLADIGLKMRFLDTAYFGGFCEPSEDLNKVCTMHANCCIGLESKVHDLRIMLEDWRQFLSLPPTLKRSIMLSWSVPQNCSLESLHYQNHTRDEDANQGHEPLQ; encoded by the exons ATGTCTCTAATGCTGCTCCTCCTCCACCG TGATGAAACTACACTTGCGAGAGTTTTAAAGAATGCGGCTATGCCTGATAAGACTGTTATTTTAACAACAGTTAATGAAGCATGGACGTTTCCGAATTCTATTCTTGATCTTTTTCTAGAGAGCTTTAGAATTGGTGTAGGGACTCGGCAATTATTGAATCATTTGGTGGTTATAGCGCTAGATCAAAGGGCATTTTCTCGTTGCAAGGATGTGCATACACATTGTTTTACGCTTAGTACTGAAGGGGTTGATTTCTCTCAGGAAGCCGCTTTCTTGAGTGTTGATTACTTGAAAATGATGTGGAGAAGGATTGATTTCCTTCGCTATGTACTACAAATGGGATACAATTTCGTTTTCACG GATGCTGATATAATGTGGTTTAGAAATCCGTTTCCACACTTTAATAGGGACATGGATTTCCAGATTGCCTGTGATCAATTTTTTGGCAATTCAACAGATGTAGAGAGAAATAATCCCAATGGAGGGTTTACTTTTGTCAAGTCTAACAACCGATCTATAGAGTTCTACAAGTTCTGGTATTCCTCCAGGGAAAACTATCCTGGCTTTCATGATCAGGATGTTTTCAATCGAATTAAAATGCACTCCTTCCTTGCCGATATTGGACTAAAAATGAGGTTCTTGGATACTGCTTACTTTGGTGGATTTTGTGAACCTAGTGAAGACTTGAACAAAGTTTGTACGATGCATGCTAATTGTTGTATTGGATTAGAGAGCAAAGTTCACGATCTCCGAATTATGCTCGAGGATTGGAGACAGTTTTTGTCTTTGCCGCCAACCTTAAAGAGATCAATAATGTTATCATGGAGTGTTCCTCAGAATTGCAG CCTTGAATCTCTTCACTACCAAAATCACACGCGAGACGAGGATGCAAATCAAGGACATGAACCTTTGCAGTAG
- the LOC141724521 gene encoding uncharacterized protein At4g15970 isoform X2 yields MSLMLLLLHRYNLFIATDVASFPIIHSVNSSSRFHYVSMLLLLLLGDETTLARVLKNAAMPDKTVILTTVNEAWTFPNSILDLFLESFRIGVGTRQLLNHLVVIALDQRAFSRCKDVHTHCFTLSTEGVDFSQEAAFLSVDYLKMMWRRIDFLRYVLQMGYNFVFTDADIMWFRNPFPHFNRDMDFQIACDQFFGNSTDVERNNPNGGFTFVKSNNRSIEFYKFWYSSRENYPGFHDQDVFNRIKMHSFLADIGLKMRFLDTAYFGGFCEPSEDLNKVCTMHANCCIGLESKVHDLRIMLEDWRQFLSLPPTLKRSIMLSWSVPQNCSLESLHYQNHTRDEDANQGHEPLQ; encoded by the exons ATGTCTCTAATGCTGCTCCTCCTCCACCG TTATAATCTCTTTATAGCTACTGACGTGGCCAGTTTTCCAATAATTCACTCTGTTAATTCTTCTTCTCGGTTTCATTATGTTTCAATGCTGCTGCTCCTCCTCCTTGG TGATGAAACTACACTTGCGAGAGTTTTAAAGAATGCGGCTATGCCTGATAAGACTGTTATTTTAACAACAGTTAATGAAGCATGGACGTTTCCGAATTCTATTCTTGATCTTTTTCTAGAGAGCTTTAGAATTGGTGTAGGGACTCGGCAATTATTGAATCATTTGGTGGTTATAGCGCTAGATCAAAGGGCATTTTCTCGTTGCAAGGATGTGCATACACATTGTTTTACGCTTAGTACTGAAGGGGTTGATTTCTCTCAGGAAGCCGCTTTCTTGAGTGTTGATTACTTGAAAATGATGTGGAGAAGGATTGATTTCCTTCGCTATGTACTACAAATGGGATACAATTTCGTTTTCACG GATGCTGATATAATGTGGTTTAGAAATCCGTTTCCACACTTTAATAGGGACATGGATTTCCAGATTGCCTGTGATCAATTTTTTGGCAATTCAACAGATGTAGAGAGAAATAATCCCAATGGAGGGTTTACTTTTGTCAAGTCTAACAACCGATCTATAGAGTTCTACAAGTTCTGGTATTCCTCCAGGGAAAACTATCCTGGCTTTCATGATCAGGATGTTTTCAATCGAATTAAAATGCACTCCTTCCTTGCCGATATTGGACTAAAAATGAGGTTCTTGGATACTGCTTACTTTGGTGGATTTTGTGAACCTAGTGAAGACTTGAACAAAGTTTGTACGATGCATGCTAATTGTTGTATTGGATTAGAGAGCAAAGTTCACGATCTCCGAATTATGCTCGAGGATTGGAGACAGTTTTTGTCTTTGCCGCCAACCTTAAAGAGATCAATAATGTTATCATGGAGTGTTCCTCAGAATTGCAG CCTTGAATCTCTTCACTACCAAAATCACACGCGAGACGAGGATGCAAATCAAGGACATGAACCTTTGCAGTAG
- the LOC141724521 gene encoding uncharacterized protein At4g15970 isoform X4 yields the protein MLLLLLLGDETTLARVLKNAAMPDKTVILTTVNEAWTFPNSILDLFLESFRIGVGTRQLLNHLVVIALDQRAFSRCKDVHTHCFTLSTEGVDFSQEAAFLSVDYLKMMWRRIDFLRYVLQMGYNFVFTDADIMWFRNPFPHFNRDMDFQIACDQFFGNSTDVERNNPNGGFTFVKSNNRSIEFYKFWYSSRENYPGFHDQDVFNRIKMHSFLADIGLKMRFLDTAYFGGFCEPSEDLNKVCTMHANCCIGLESKVHDLRIMLEDWRQFLSLPPTLKRSIMLSWSVPQNCSLESLHYQNHTRDEDANQGHEPLQ from the exons ATGCTGCTGCTCCTCCTCCTTGG TGATGAAACTACACTTGCGAGAGTTTTAAAGAATGCGGCTATGCCTGATAAGACTGTTATTTTAACAACAGTTAATGAAGCATGGACGTTTCCGAATTCTATTCTTGATCTTTTTCTAGAGAGCTTTAGAATTGGTGTAGGGACTCGGCAATTATTGAATCATTTGGTGGTTATAGCGCTAGATCAAAGGGCATTTTCTCGTTGCAAGGATGTGCATACACATTGTTTTACGCTTAGTACTGAAGGGGTTGATTTCTCTCAGGAAGCCGCTTTCTTGAGTGTTGATTACTTGAAAATGATGTGGAGAAGGATTGATTTCCTTCGCTATGTACTACAAATGGGATACAATTTCGTTTTCACG GATGCTGATATAATGTGGTTTAGAAATCCGTTTCCACACTTTAATAGGGACATGGATTTCCAGATTGCCTGTGATCAATTTTTTGGCAATTCAACAGATGTAGAGAGAAATAATCCCAATGGAGGGTTTACTTTTGTCAAGTCTAACAACCGATCTATAGAGTTCTACAAGTTCTGGTATTCCTCCAGGGAAAACTATCCTGGCTTTCATGATCAGGATGTTTTCAATCGAATTAAAATGCACTCCTTCCTTGCCGATATTGGACTAAAAATGAGGTTCTTGGATACTGCTTACTTTGGTGGATTTTGTGAACCTAGTGAAGACTTGAACAAAGTTTGTACGATGCATGCTAATTGTTGTATTGGATTAGAGAGCAAAGTTCACGATCTCCGAATTATGCTCGAGGATTGGAGACAGTTTTTGTCTTTGCCGCCAACCTTAAAGAGATCAATAATGTTATCATGGAGTGTTCCTCAGAATTGCAG CCTTGAATCTCTTCACTACCAAAATCACACGCGAGACGAGGATGCAAATCAAGGACATGAACCTTTGCAGTAG
- the LOC141724521 gene encoding uncharacterized protein At4g15970 isoform X1 translates to MAAPEHYFSAAALRWFLIGFLLFVAVSLSSYILFRAADVARFPIINSVDSSSRFGYVSNAAPPPPDSDETTLARVLKNAAMPDKTVILTTVNEAWTFPNSILDLFLESFRIGVGTRQLLNHLVVIALDQRAFSRCKDVHTHCFTLSTEGVDFSQEAAFLSVDYLKMMWRRIDFLRYVLQMGYNFVFTDADIMWFRNPFPHFNRDMDFQIACDQFFGNSTDVERNNPNGGFTFVKSNNRSIEFYKFWYSSRENYPGFHDQDVFNRIKMHSFLADIGLKMRFLDTAYFGGFCEPSEDLNKVCTMHANCCIGLESKVHDLRIMLEDWRQFLSLPPTLKRSIMLSWSVPQNCSLESLHYQNHTRDEDANQGHEPLQ, encoded by the exons ATGGCGGCGCCGGAGCATTACTTCTCGGCTGCTGCTCTCCGGTGGTTTTTAATTGGCTTTCTTCTCTTTGTGGCCGTGTCTCTCTCCAGTTATATTCTCTTTAGAGCTGCTGACGTGGCTCGTTTTCCGATTATTAACTCTGTTGATTCTTCTTCACGGTTTGGTTATGTCTCTAATGCTGCTCCTCCTCCACCG GACAGTGATGAAACTACACTTGCGAGAGTTTTAAAGAATGCGGCTATGCCTGATAAGACTGTTATTTTAACAACAGTTAATGAAGCATGGACGTTTCCGAATTCTATTCTTGATCTTTTTCTAGAGAGCTTTAGAATTGGTGTAGGGACTCGGCAATTATTGAATCATTTGGTGGTTATAGCGCTAGATCAAAGGGCATTTTCTCGTTGCAAGGATGTGCATACACATTGTTTTACGCTTAGTACTGAAGGGGTTGATTTCTCTCAGGAAGCCGCTTTCTTGAGTGTTGATTACTTGAAAATGATGTGGAGAAGGATTGATTTCCTTCGCTATGTACTACAAATGGGATACAATTTCGTTTTCACG GATGCTGATATAATGTGGTTTAGAAATCCGTTTCCACACTTTAATAGGGACATGGATTTCCAGATTGCCTGTGATCAATTTTTTGGCAATTCAACAGATGTAGAGAGAAATAATCCCAATGGAGGGTTTACTTTTGTCAAGTCTAACAACCGATCTATAGAGTTCTACAAGTTCTGGTATTCCTCCAGGGAAAACTATCCTGGCTTTCATGATCAGGATGTTTTCAATCGAATTAAAATGCACTCCTTCCTTGCCGATATTGGACTAAAAATGAGGTTCTTGGATACTGCTTACTTTGGTGGATTTTGTGAACCTAGTGAAGACTTGAACAAAGTTTGTACGATGCATGCTAATTGTTGTATTGGATTAGAGAGCAAAGTTCACGATCTCCGAATTATGCTCGAGGATTGGAGACAGTTTTTGTCTTTGCCGCCAACCTTAAAGAGATCAATAATGTTATCATGGAGTGTTCCTCAGAATTGCAG CCTTGAATCTCTTCACTACCAAAATCACACGCGAGACGAGGATGCAAATCAAGGACATGAACCTTTGCAGTAG